Proteins co-encoded in one Nicotiana sylvestris chromosome 7, ASM39365v2, whole genome shotgun sequence genomic window:
- the LOC104216545 gene encoding small ubiquitin-related modifier 1-like, producing the protein MSGSGVTQQEEDKKPADQAAHINLKVKGQDGNEVFFRIKKSTQLKKLMNAYCDRQSVDFNSIAFLFDGRRLRSEQTPDELEMEDGDEIDAMLHQTGGCLG; encoded by the exons ATGTCGGGATCAGGAGTCACTCAACAAGAAGAGGACAAAAAGCCAGCCGATCAGGCCGCTCATATCAACCTCAAAGTCAAGGGCCAG GACGGAAATGAGGTGTTTTTCAGGATCAAGAAAAGCACACAGCTGAAGAAGCTCATGAATGCTTACTGTGATAGGCAGTCTGTGGATTTCAACTCTATTGCATTCTTGTTTGATGGCCGTCGTCTTAGGAGCGAGCAAACTCCTGATGAG CTCGAGATGGAGGATGGGGATGAAATTGATGCTATGCTGCATCAGACTGGTGGATGCTTGGGTTAG